A region of Betta splendens chromosome 13, fBetSpl5.4, whole genome shotgun sequence DNA encodes the following proteins:
- the LOC114868715 gene encoding T-cell surface glycoprotein CD3 delta chain-like, with amino-acid sequence MESCLCLMCQSWFNDLYMCVYFCYTEDKKDEIEVKKLGDGIELKCNDPNSKLRKTGGEELNQTVKLEYKDENSGEYSCTATEKQFIYVKFRTCDNCIELDVPSLVGLAVGDLVATAVIAVAVYLIASQAGVRPSASNKASDRQRLVPNDMPSRAPNDHYERLRHKGQKETYDVINKAAAHGR; translated from the exons ATGGAATCATGTCTGTGCTTAATGTGTCAGAGTTGGTTCAATGatctgtacatgtgtgtttatttttgctacACAGAAGACAAAAAGGATGAAATAGAGGTGAAAAAACTAGGAGACGGTATTGAGCTGAAGTGCAATGACCCAAACAGTAAATtgagaaaaacaggaggagaggaattAAATCAAACAGTGAAACTAGAGTACAAAGATGAGAACTCAGGAGAGTACTCATGTACTGCTACTGAAAAACAATTCATTTACGTGAAATTTCGAA CCTGTGACAACTGCATCGAGCTCGACGTCCCTTCACTCGTGGGCTTAGCTGTGGGAGACTTGGTGGCCACGGCTGTGATCGCAGTGGCCGTTTACCTCATCGCCTCCCAGGCTGGGGTCcggcccagcgcctcaaacaaGG CTTCTGACAGACAGCGCCTCGTTCCAAATGACATGCCCAGCAGAGCCCCTAATGACCACTATGAG CGACTGAGACACAAAGGCCAGAAAGAAACGTACGACGTCATTAATAAAGCGGCGGCTCACGGCCGCTGA
- the LOC114868161 gene encoding transmembrane protein 25 yields MDYSCLRRWGSSSAVVFLHTLALSWTGAIEPAPKIDGRHQAALTMQENVTHRFSCQSDGWDPRAPPSLTWYLNGQRQREAARDRDRGRLVLASEHESAPRVGYNSTFSLHARKWDRELVCVASNPRTGESYNATVTLNVQFQPEILRVNAHYSETSEPGLSLVLVALVRSNPPATIAFVDQSGQLVANTSDVLILDSRRYPWLSNHTLRVTLSSPSGNVSLNASNSVGTAQSNLTLAEFLQSRVEVPMLGIVTGGAMAFMALLILSLIVLCLMQRNKLKSFDEPVEILLTKRSDSANLKSEKSDKTYIPRENMSLPSNMQLNDLSTLRKAREAAQQNREKTEEEEEDLSLAYAARGFARYPMVGYIYKVNSTSSEEIWL; encoded by the exons ATGGACTACAGCTGTCTGAGGAGGTGGGGGTCCAGCTCTGCAGTTGTGTTCCTCCACACCCTGGCCTTATCCTGGACAG GTGCGATTGAGCCCGCCCCTAAAATTGACGGACGGCACCAGGCCGCTCTGACGATGCAGGAAAACGTGACGCACAGGTTCAGCTGCCAATCGGACGGCTGGGATCCGCGCGCCCCGCCCTCGCTGACCTGGTACCTGAACgggcagcggcagcgggaggCGGCGCGCGACCGCGACCGCGGGCGCCTGGTGCTGGCGTCCGAGCACGAGTCCGCGCCTCGCGTCGGTTACAACAGCACGTTCTCTCTGCACGCCAGAAAGTGGGACCGGGAGCTGGTGTGCGTGGCGTCGAACCCCAGGACGGGGGAGAGCTACAACGCCACGGTGACGCTCAACGTCCAGT TCCAGCCAGAGATCCTCCGCGTGAACGCGCACTACAGCGAGACCTCCGAGCCCGGCCTCTCCCTGGTCCTCGTCGCCCTGGTGCGCTCCAACCCGCCCGCCACCATCGCCTTCGTGGACCAGTCGGGGCAGCTGGTGGCCAACACGTCCGACGTCCTCATCCTGGACTCGCGGCGCTACCCGTGGCTCAGCAACCACACGCTGAGGGTCACGCTCAGCAGCCCGTCGGGCAACGTGTCGCTGAACGCGAGCAACAGCGTGGGGACGGCGCAGAGCAACCTGACGCTGGCAG AGTTCCTGCAGTCCCGCGTGGAGGTGCCCATGCTGGGGATCGTGACTGGAGGAGCCATGGCCTTCATggcgctcctcatcctcagcctcatcgTCCTCTGCCTCATGCAAAGAAACAAGCTCAAGTCCTTCG ATGAGCCGGTGGAGATTCTGCTGACCAAGAGGAG CGACTCTGCCAATCTGAAGTCGGAGAAATCTGATAAAACCTACATCCCCAGAGAGAACATGTCTCTGCCTTCAAACATGCAACTCAACGACCTCAGCACTTTACGCAAAG CTCGAGAGGCTGCCCagcaaaacagagaaaagacggaggaggaggaggaggatctgtCTTTAGCCTACGCCGCCAGAG GTTTTGCCAGATATCCAATGGTGGGCTACATCTATAAGGTGAACAGCACAAGCAGCGAGGAGATCTGGCTCTGA